Genomic segment of Alphaproteobacteria bacterium:
CGGCGGAGTCCTCTTCACCCGCGGCCGCAATGGCCGTCTGTCCGCGCCGGGCCGGCCCCCGGGGCGGCTCCAGCCCGGTGAGCGCCGATGGCGGATCGACCGCGATGAACTTGCCGCTGGGGCGTGCGCCCGGCGTCGACCAGCAGGCCTCGCTCGTGCGGGCGTTCCTGGAGGACATCCGGGAGTTGGGCTATGCGGCCTTCGATGCGTTCTGCGTCGACCCGCAGACGCTGGACGACCCGGTGCGCGACGGCAACTGGGCGATCGCCAGCTACGATTTCGGGCTGATCCGCGACTATGTCGCGTCCGGCATGGCCGCGCTGTGCCCGGCGCTGGTCGAGGCCGGGCGCAGCCTCAGGCCCTATGACTATGTGGCGCTGCTGGAGGCGCATGCCCACAATGCCTCGGCCCGCTGGCAGAAGCGCCTGCTGTGGCTGTTCGGCGTGCGCCACGCCTGGATCGTGCCGATGAGCTCGGTCGGCTACCTGAAGGGCGTCACCGTCTACATGGCCGGGCGCGGCAAGGCCGCCGAGGACCGGTTCCACGCCACCCGCGACCAGGTGCACCTGCGGGCGATCCACTTCTTCGCCGAGCTGGAGGCGACCGCGCCGACGGTTCCCGACGAGGCGACCGGCGCGGCGTTGCAGGCCGGGCCGCTGAGCGCGCGCGAGGCGGAATGCCTGCGCTGGGCGGGCGAGGGCAAGACCAACGCCGAGATCGCCATCATCCTGGCGATCTCCGAGAACACCGTGCGCTATCACTTCAAGAACATCTTCGGCAAGCTCGGCGCCACCTCCCGCGCCCAGGCGGTCAGCCTGTTCGGTCTTCGCCGGGGCTGACCCGCGCCCCGGTCCTACCCGGACGGGTAGGTGACGCCCCGCCCGACCGCGCCCAGTCTGCGCCCCGTTGCCGGCCGGCGGCCGGCGGACAGGTGGGGGACTGCATGGAAACGGGACGGAGCGCGACGGCATGCCGGCGGCTGGCCCTGGCCGCGGCCATTCTGGCGGGCGGCCTCGCCGTGTCGGGCGAGGCGAAGGCGCTGTCGAGCGGCTGCACCACGTTGGCGGGCAAGGTCGACACGGTCACGCCCGGTGCGGGCGCGTTCACCGTGCAGATCGACGGCGGCGCGCTGTTCACGCTGGAGCCGGGGGAGGTGCTGACCATCCGCGCCAACGTGCCCGCCGGCACCAATGTCACGATCACGACGCCGGCCGGATCGGTGAACTACGACAACTCCGGCGGCGGCGCGGCGGTAGACTTCCAGCAGTCCATCGCGGTCGGCGATTCCGGCGGCGCCGTCGTCGGCGCGATCACGGTATCCGGCAACGCAGCGGTGGGCGGACAGACCATCACCATCACCTTCAACTGCGGCGCCGGCGGACTGGACAACGCACAGCAGGCGGCCGACCAGATCCAGAACGTGATCCAGAGCATCGTGCCGGGCGGCGCCAACGGCGGCGACCTGATCGCCGACTTCGCGATCCCGTTCGAAAGCCCGCTGAACCGCACCGGCATCCACGCCCCAAGCTTCCGCGGCGACCCGTGCATCGAAGAGATACGCCGCCTTGAACAGGCCATTCGGGCCGCGCGAGCAGCGCAGGAGATTGCCATTGATCGCGTCAGCAACGCCGAAGAGGCGTTGCCCCTGGCAATCGATGCCCTGACTGCAGCCGAAACCGAGGCTCGGGAGGTGGCGGCTGAACTT
This window contains:
- a CDS encoding helix-turn-helix transcriptional regulator is translated as MNLPLGRAPGVDQQASLVRAFLEDIRELGYAAFDAFCVDPQTLDDPVRDGNWAIASYDFGLIRDYVASGMAALCPALVEAGRSLRPYDYVALLEAHAHNASARWQKRLLWLFGVRHAWIVPMSSVGYLKGVTVYMAGRGKAAEDRFHATRDQVHLRAIHFFAELEATAPTVPDEATGAALQAGPLSAREAECLRWAGEGKTNAEIAIILAISENTVRYHFKNIFGKLGATSRAQAVSLFGLRRG